Proteins from a genomic interval of Thunnus thynnus chromosome 5, fThuThy2.1, whole genome shotgun sequence:
- the eea1 gene encoding early endosome antigen 1 isoform X2 has product MLRRILQMTPGKGGSQNAESEQPSTDLNHDQTSEGFICPQCMKSHNSAEELFKHYQLFHDTGDLPAHMAPTREDLTMLRQEVQDLHVSLKEERWFSGELKKELDKVQGQLKQNEGPVSSDDSALERKLNESETEKFNIKQMKDLFEQKAAQLATEIVDLKSRYDEEKSLKEAADQRLAKLTEQLQKEKQENERLQTELLQRPGVEDVEVLQKELVQVQTLMDCMTREREEESERLKNHYEQLQANYTTSEMTISQLKAELEKGPQEAAVYTQQIHQLQSNLNNLQQQSQSLSEKLAHKEKEYQELEECLGAEKAAKKGVQDSLREREQEVQELQARATGAETSLQKAQTELGEKAEEVAKLKSEIAELEVKHAELKVERKQLEQQREEKESQGAQQQTEIGQLHAKLLEAERQLGEVQGRLKEQRQLSGEKLKDREQQAADLQLKLSRAEEQMKESAGKNTDLQHQLEKAKQQHQELQVLQQNTNGKLREAQNDLEQVLRQIGDKDQKIQNLEALLQKSKDIVSQLEAEREDLCAKIQAGEGETAVLNQLKEKNHALQEQVTQLTDKLKNQSESNKQAQDNLHEQVQEQKTLLRSAQDRAHTLETSVTELTAQLADSKEKVAQLDSQLKAKTEMLLSTEAAKAAQKANLENNLETAQHALQDKQQELNKVQKKVEEKAQRLKERQEQCIQLEASLKECKDRLLASEQRIEQLEGLNKKLETQVGEVQATRDQAQQEVQKLQKEGSEIKRKAKELQRSLETEIAGASTLQEELKQKATTLSDTQQKLERCEQEKAALKVNLDKVTEEGKAQHAELDRKAQSLAADLLKAQEEKETQKKELTSTQESLGKAKKALKESQSQLDTERKSHKSAMEEKEKSNEKAKQELLKNNEGITKAMKESKEQLEQMREAEKKLKAQLASLEQQHSKTQEVLKEKENDLEKVRAQFKMTQGSFEEEMKKMTGKVAELQEVNVKKAEEESKLKEQVSGLSQELASERSRTAELQKTLEQSQESFTKLQSDFYGKESEVSALRQDLKVSEEKLSVTQEELAANRTHQTGLEAQIQELKAGRASLEQELTKRDQRLQQTEKAQKELQKQQGLVKEELEKERANVEELNKAKSVLEKNNTRLTSELKELTERSEKELGELREAKQLLIQQKLELQGQVEVAQGALEKEQKEHQATRDSRSQREEQLLAKTKDVQDQLVAEKRAREEQVKRGEEAEAKMSVQVTALNENVATLKREWQGSQRRVSELEKQTDELRGEIAVLEATVQNNQDERRALLERCVKGEGEIEKLQAKVLELRRKLDDTTAAMQELGRENQSLQIKQSQSLTRKWAEDHEVQNCMACGKGFTVTVRKHHCRHCGNIFCAECSAKNALTPSSKKPVRVCETCFEELQG; this is encoded by the exons CTGGGAAAGGAGGCTCCCAGAATGCAGAGTCAGAGCAGCCCAGCACAGACCTTAATCATGATCAAACCTCTGAG GGCTTCATCTGTCCTCAGTGCATGAAATCTCACAACTCTGCGGAGGAGCTGTTCAAGCATTACCAGCTGTTCCATGATACCGGAGACCTTCCCGCTCATATGGCCCCCACGAG AGAAGACCTCACAATGTTACGGCAAGAGGTTCAGGACCTGCATGTTTCTCTCAAG GAAGAAAGATGGTTCTCTGGAGAGCTCAAGAAGGAATTAGACAAAGTCCAAGGACAACTGAAGCAA AACGAAGGACCCGTGAGCTCAGACGACTCAG CCCTAGAAAGGAAATTGAATGAATCGGAGACAGAAAAGTTCAACATCAAGCAGATGAAAGACCTGTTTGAGCAGAAGGCTGCCCAGCTGGCCACAGAGATAGTAG ACTTAAAGTCCCGCTATGATGAGGAGAAAAGCTTAAAGGAGGCTGCTGACCAGAGGCTTGCCAAATTGACTGAACAACTGCAGAAAGAGAAGCAAGAGAACGAGAGACTCCAAACAGAACTG CTGCAGCGACCGGGAGTGGAGGATGTAGAGGTACTGCAGAAGGAGCTGGTGCAGGTGCAGACGCTGATGGACTGCATGACACgtgagagggaggaagagtcCGAACGCCTCAAAAACCACTACGAGCAACTGCAGGCTAATTACACTACCTCagag ATGACCATATCCCAACTGAAAGCAGAGCTGGAGAAGGGTCCACAGGAAGCAGCCGTCTATACGCAACAGATCCACCAGCTGCAGAGCAATCTGAataatttgcaacagcaaagccag AGCCTGTCTGAAAAGCTGGCACATAAGGAGAAAGAATATCAGGAGCTGGAGGAGTGTCTGGGGGCTGAGAAGGCTGCTAAGAAAGGAGTCCAGGACAGTTTGAGGGAGAGGGAGCAGGAGGTCCAAGAGCTCCAGGCTCGGGCCACCGGGGCCGAGACGTCCCTGCAGAAGGCCCAGACAGAGCTTGGAGAGAAGGCTGAGGAGGTGGCCAAGTTGAAGAGTGAGATTGCGGAGCTGGAAGTGAAGCATGCGGAGCTGAAGGTTGAGAGGAAACAGTTGGAGCAGcagagggaagaaaaagagagccAAGGTGCTCAGCAGCAGACTGAGATCGGTCAG CTGCACGCCAAACTGCTGGAGGCAGAGAGGCAGCTTGGCGAGGTGCAAGGTCGTCTGAAAGAACAGAGGCAGCTGTCTGGGGAGAAACTAAAAGACCGCGAGCAGCAAGCAGCCGACCTGCAGCTCAAGCTCTCCCGTGCTGAAGAACAG ATGAAGGAGAGCGCCGGTAAGAACACAGACCTGCAGCACCAGCTGGAGAAAGCCAAGCAGCAGCACCAGGAGCTGCAGGTGCTGCAGCAGAACACCAATGGCAAACTGCGTGAGGCACAG AACGACTTGGAGCAGGTGTTGCGTCAGATTGGAGATAAGGACCAGAAGATCCAGAACCTGGAGGCTCTGCTGCAGAAGAGCAAGGACATAGTGAGCCAGCTGGAAGCCGAGAGAGAGGACTTGTGCGCCAAGATCCAGGCCGGGGAGGGAGAGACGGCTGTGCTCAACCAGCTAAAAGAGAAAAACCATGCACTACAAGAACAG GTAACACAGTTGACAGACAAACTGAAGAACCAGTCAGAGAGCAACAAGCAAGCCCAGGATAACCTACACGAGCAGGTCCAGGAGCAGAAAACCCTGCTGCGTTCAGCCCAGGACAGAGCCCACACCCTGGAGACTTCAGTCACTGAACTCACTGCCCAGCTCGCAGACAGCAAAGAGAAAGTGGCCCAGCTGGACTCTCAG CTGAAGGCAAAGACTGAGATGTTGCTGTCTACGGAGGCAGCTAAGGCTGCACAGAAGGCCAACCTGGAGAACAACCTGGAGACTGCTCAGCACGCACTGCAGGACAAGCAGCAG GAGCTGAATAAAGTTCAGAAGAAGGTGGAGGAGAAGGCTCAAAGGCTCAAGGAGAGACAGGAGCAGTGCATTCAGCTGGAAGCCAGTCTGAAGGAATGCAAAGACAGACTTCTGGCCTCAGAACAGCGTATAGAGCAGCTGGAGGGGCTCAATAAG AAATTGGAGACACAGGTGGGGGAGGTGCAGGCCACACGGGATCAGGCGCAGCAGGAAGTGCAGAAGCTGCAGAAGGAGGGGTCAGAGATTAAGCGCAAAGCCAAGGAGCTGCAGCGCTCGCTGGAGACTGAGATAGCAGG GGCTTCAACACTACAAGAGGAATTAAAGCAAAAGGCAACTACTTTGAGTGACACCCAGCAGAAGCTGGAGCGCTGCGAGCAGGAGAAAGCTGCTCTCAAGGTGAATCTCGACAAGGTGACCGAGGAGGGGAAGGCTCAGCATGCAGAGCTGGACAGGAAAGCTCAGAGCCTGGCTGCAGACTTACTAAAGGCccaagaggagaaagagactCAAAAGAAGGAGCTTACATCCACTCAGGAGAGCCTGGGCAAGGCAAAAAAGGCGCTGAAAGAAAGTCAGAGTCAACTGGACACTGAGAGGAAGAGCCATAAGTCAGCCATGGAGGAGAAG GAAAAGTCAAATGAAAAGGCCAAACAGGAGCTTCTGAAGAATAATGAGGGCATCACCAAGGCAATGAAAGAATCTAAAGAGCAGTTGGAGCAGATGAGAGAG GCAGAGAAAAAGTTGAAAGCGCAGCTGGCCTCACTGGAACAGCAGCACTCAAAGACTCAGGAGGTGCTGAAGGAAAAGGAGAATGACTTGGAGAAGGTGCGGGCACAATTTAAGATGACCCAGGGGTCTTTtgaagaggagatgaagaaaatgACAGGCAAAGTAGCAGAGTTACAGGAAGTCAATGTCAAGAAG gcagaggaggagagcaagCTGAAGGAGCAGGTGTCAGGGCTCAGCCAGGAGCTGGCCTCTGAGAGGAGCCggactgcagagctgcagaagaCCTTAGAGCAAAGTCAGGAAAGCTTCACCAAGCTACAGTCTGACTTCTATGGCAAGGAGTCCGAGGTCTCTGCCCTGCGCCAAGACCTCAAA GTGTCAGAGGAGAAGCTAAGTGTGacccaggaggagctggctgcTAACAGGACCCATCAAACAGGTTTAGAGGCTCAGATCCAGGAACTGAAGGCGGGCCGGGCCTCTCTGGAGCAGGAGCTCACCAAACGGGATCAGAGGCTCCAACAGACGGAAAAAGCCCAGAAGGAGCTGCAGAAACAACAG GGTCTAGTTAAGGAGGAACTGGAGAAGGAGAGGGCCAATGTGGAGGAGCTGAACAAAGCCAAGAGTGTCCTGGAAAAGAACAACACCAGACTGACTTCAGAGTTAAAGGAACTAACAGAGAGGAGCGAGAAG gagCTGGGTGAGTTGCGGGAAGCCAAACAGCTGTTGATCCAGCAGAAACTGGAGCTGCAGGGTCAGGTGGAGGTGGCACAGGGTGCCCTTGAGAAGGAGCAGAAGGAGCACCAGGCCACAAGGGACAGCAGGAGCCAGAGAGAGGAGCAGCTCCTCGCCAAAACCAAGGATGTCCAGGATCAGCTG GTGGCAGAGAAGCGAGCCAGAGAAGAGCAGGTGAAGCGCGGGGAGGAGGCAGAAGCTAAGATGAGCGTTCAGGTGACGgctctgaatgaaaatgtggcCACGCTGAAGAGGGAGTGGCAGGGCAGCCAGCGGCGGGTCAGTGAACTGGAGAAGCAGACGGAtgagctgagaggagagattGCTGTGCTGGAGGCCACCGTCCAGAACAACCAGGATGAGAGACGGGCTCTTTTGGAAAG gtgtGTGAAGGGCGAGGGTGAGATAGAGAAACTGCAGGCCAAGGTGTTGGAATTGAGGCGGAAGCTCGACGACACGACGGCGGCCATGCAGGAGCTGGGCAGAGAGAACCAGTCGCTCCAG ATCAAGCAGTCGCAGTCTCTCACCAGGAAGTGGGCCGAGGATCACGAGGTACAGAACTGTATGGCCTGTGGGAAAGGCTTTACCGTCACCGTCAGGAAG CATCATTGCAGACATTGCGGAAACATTTTCTGTGCCGAGTGTTCGGCCAAGAACGCCCTCACGCCGTCCTCTAAAAAGCCAGTACGGGTCTGTGAGACGTGCTTCGAGGAGCTCCAAGGCTGA
- the eea1 gene encoding early endosome antigen 1 isoform X1 encodes MLRRILQMTPGKGGSQNAESEQPSTDLNHDQTSEGFICPQCMKSHNSAEELFKHYQLFHDTGDLPAHMAPTREDLTMLRQEVQDLHVSLKEERWFSGELKKELDKVQGQLKQNEGPVSSDDSGSALERKLNESETEKFNIKQMKDLFEQKAAQLATEIVDLKSRYDEEKSLKEAADQRLAKLTEQLQKEKQENERLQTELLQRPGVEDVEVLQKELVQVQTLMDCMTREREEESERLKNHYEQLQANYTTSEMTISQLKAELEKGPQEAAVYTQQIHQLQSNLNNLQQQSQSLSEKLAHKEKEYQELEECLGAEKAAKKGVQDSLREREQEVQELQARATGAETSLQKAQTELGEKAEEVAKLKSEIAELEVKHAELKVERKQLEQQREEKESQGAQQQTEIGQLHAKLLEAERQLGEVQGRLKEQRQLSGEKLKDREQQAADLQLKLSRAEEQMKESAGKNTDLQHQLEKAKQQHQELQVLQQNTNGKLREAQNDLEQVLRQIGDKDQKIQNLEALLQKSKDIVSQLEAEREDLCAKIQAGEGETAVLNQLKEKNHALQEQVTQLTDKLKNQSESNKQAQDNLHEQVQEQKTLLRSAQDRAHTLETSVTELTAQLADSKEKVAQLDSQLKAKTEMLLSTEAAKAAQKANLENNLETAQHALQDKQQELNKVQKKVEEKAQRLKERQEQCIQLEASLKECKDRLLASEQRIEQLEGLNKKLETQVGEVQATRDQAQQEVQKLQKEGSEIKRKAKELQRSLETEIAGASTLQEELKQKATTLSDTQQKLERCEQEKAALKVNLDKVTEEGKAQHAELDRKAQSLAADLLKAQEEKETQKKELTSTQESLGKAKKALKESQSQLDTERKSHKSAMEEKEKSNEKAKQELLKNNEGITKAMKESKEQLEQMREAEKKLKAQLASLEQQHSKTQEVLKEKENDLEKVRAQFKMTQGSFEEEMKKMTGKVAELQEVNVKKAEEESKLKEQVSGLSQELASERSRTAELQKTLEQSQESFTKLQSDFYGKESEVSALRQDLKVSEEKLSVTQEELAANRTHQTGLEAQIQELKAGRASLEQELTKRDQRLQQTEKAQKELQKQQGLVKEELEKERANVEELNKAKSVLEKNNTRLTSELKELTERSEKELGELREAKQLLIQQKLELQGQVEVAQGALEKEQKEHQATRDSRSQREEQLLAKTKDVQDQLVAEKRAREEQVKRGEEAEAKMSVQVTALNENVATLKREWQGSQRRVSELEKQTDELRGEIAVLEATVQNNQDERRALLERCVKGEGEIEKLQAKVLELRRKLDDTTAAMQELGRENQSLQIKQSQSLTRKWAEDHEVQNCMACGKGFTVTVRKHHCRHCGNIFCAECSAKNALTPSSKKPVRVCETCFEELQG; translated from the exons CTGGGAAAGGAGGCTCCCAGAATGCAGAGTCAGAGCAGCCCAGCACAGACCTTAATCATGATCAAACCTCTGAG GGCTTCATCTGTCCTCAGTGCATGAAATCTCACAACTCTGCGGAGGAGCTGTTCAAGCATTACCAGCTGTTCCATGATACCGGAGACCTTCCCGCTCATATGGCCCCCACGAG AGAAGACCTCACAATGTTACGGCAAGAGGTTCAGGACCTGCATGTTTCTCTCAAG GAAGAAAGATGGTTCTCTGGAGAGCTCAAGAAGGAATTAGACAAAGTCCAAGGACAACTGAAGCAA AACGAAGGACCCGTGAGCTCAGACGACTCAGGTAGCG CCCTAGAAAGGAAATTGAATGAATCGGAGACAGAAAAGTTCAACATCAAGCAGATGAAAGACCTGTTTGAGCAGAAGGCTGCCCAGCTGGCCACAGAGATAGTAG ACTTAAAGTCCCGCTATGATGAGGAGAAAAGCTTAAAGGAGGCTGCTGACCAGAGGCTTGCCAAATTGACTGAACAACTGCAGAAAGAGAAGCAAGAGAACGAGAGACTCCAAACAGAACTG CTGCAGCGACCGGGAGTGGAGGATGTAGAGGTACTGCAGAAGGAGCTGGTGCAGGTGCAGACGCTGATGGACTGCATGACACgtgagagggaggaagagtcCGAACGCCTCAAAAACCACTACGAGCAACTGCAGGCTAATTACACTACCTCagag ATGACCATATCCCAACTGAAAGCAGAGCTGGAGAAGGGTCCACAGGAAGCAGCCGTCTATACGCAACAGATCCACCAGCTGCAGAGCAATCTGAataatttgcaacagcaaagccag AGCCTGTCTGAAAAGCTGGCACATAAGGAGAAAGAATATCAGGAGCTGGAGGAGTGTCTGGGGGCTGAGAAGGCTGCTAAGAAAGGAGTCCAGGACAGTTTGAGGGAGAGGGAGCAGGAGGTCCAAGAGCTCCAGGCTCGGGCCACCGGGGCCGAGACGTCCCTGCAGAAGGCCCAGACAGAGCTTGGAGAGAAGGCTGAGGAGGTGGCCAAGTTGAAGAGTGAGATTGCGGAGCTGGAAGTGAAGCATGCGGAGCTGAAGGTTGAGAGGAAACAGTTGGAGCAGcagagggaagaaaaagagagccAAGGTGCTCAGCAGCAGACTGAGATCGGTCAG CTGCACGCCAAACTGCTGGAGGCAGAGAGGCAGCTTGGCGAGGTGCAAGGTCGTCTGAAAGAACAGAGGCAGCTGTCTGGGGAGAAACTAAAAGACCGCGAGCAGCAAGCAGCCGACCTGCAGCTCAAGCTCTCCCGTGCTGAAGAACAG ATGAAGGAGAGCGCCGGTAAGAACACAGACCTGCAGCACCAGCTGGAGAAAGCCAAGCAGCAGCACCAGGAGCTGCAGGTGCTGCAGCAGAACACCAATGGCAAACTGCGTGAGGCACAG AACGACTTGGAGCAGGTGTTGCGTCAGATTGGAGATAAGGACCAGAAGATCCAGAACCTGGAGGCTCTGCTGCAGAAGAGCAAGGACATAGTGAGCCAGCTGGAAGCCGAGAGAGAGGACTTGTGCGCCAAGATCCAGGCCGGGGAGGGAGAGACGGCTGTGCTCAACCAGCTAAAAGAGAAAAACCATGCACTACAAGAACAG GTAACACAGTTGACAGACAAACTGAAGAACCAGTCAGAGAGCAACAAGCAAGCCCAGGATAACCTACACGAGCAGGTCCAGGAGCAGAAAACCCTGCTGCGTTCAGCCCAGGACAGAGCCCACACCCTGGAGACTTCAGTCACTGAACTCACTGCCCAGCTCGCAGACAGCAAAGAGAAAGTGGCCCAGCTGGACTCTCAG CTGAAGGCAAAGACTGAGATGTTGCTGTCTACGGAGGCAGCTAAGGCTGCACAGAAGGCCAACCTGGAGAACAACCTGGAGACTGCTCAGCACGCACTGCAGGACAAGCAGCAG GAGCTGAATAAAGTTCAGAAGAAGGTGGAGGAGAAGGCTCAAAGGCTCAAGGAGAGACAGGAGCAGTGCATTCAGCTGGAAGCCAGTCTGAAGGAATGCAAAGACAGACTTCTGGCCTCAGAACAGCGTATAGAGCAGCTGGAGGGGCTCAATAAG AAATTGGAGACACAGGTGGGGGAGGTGCAGGCCACACGGGATCAGGCGCAGCAGGAAGTGCAGAAGCTGCAGAAGGAGGGGTCAGAGATTAAGCGCAAAGCCAAGGAGCTGCAGCGCTCGCTGGAGACTGAGATAGCAGG GGCTTCAACACTACAAGAGGAATTAAAGCAAAAGGCAACTACTTTGAGTGACACCCAGCAGAAGCTGGAGCGCTGCGAGCAGGAGAAAGCTGCTCTCAAGGTGAATCTCGACAAGGTGACCGAGGAGGGGAAGGCTCAGCATGCAGAGCTGGACAGGAAAGCTCAGAGCCTGGCTGCAGACTTACTAAAGGCccaagaggagaaagagactCAAAAGAAGGAGCTTACATCCACTCAGGAGAGCCTGGGCAAGGCAAAAAAGGCGCTGAAAGAAAGTCAGAGTCAACTGGACACTGAGAGGAAGAGCCATAAGTCAGCCATGGAGGAGAAG GAAAAGTCAAATGAAAAGGCCAAACAGGAGCTTCTGAAGAATAATGAGGGCATCACCAAGGCAATGAAAGAATCTAAAGAGCAGTTGGAGCAGATGAGAGAG GCAGAGAAAAAGTTGAAAGCGCAGCTGGCCTCACTGGAACAGCAGCACTCAAAGACTCAGGAGGTGCTGAAGGAAAAGGAGAATGACTTGGAGAAGGTGCGGGCACAATTTAAGATGACCCAGGGGTCTTTtgaagaggagatgaagaaaatgACAGGCAAAGTAGCAGAGTTACAGGAAGTCAATGTCAAGAAG gcagaggaggagagcaagCTGAAGGAGCAGGTGTCAGGGCTCAGCCAGGAGCTGGCCTCTGAGAGGAGCCggactgcagagctgcagaagaCCTTAGAGCAAAGTCAGGAAAGCTTCACCAAGCTACAGTCTGACTTCTATGGCAAGGAGTCCGAGGTCTCTGCCCTGCGCCAAGACCTCAAA GTGTCAGAGGAGAAGCTAAGTGTGacccaggaggagctggctgcTAACAGGACCCATCAAACAGGTTTAGAGGCTCAGATCCAGGAACTGAAGGCGGGCCGGGCCTCTCTGGAGCAGGAGCTCACCAAACGGGATCAGAGGCTCCAACAGACGGAAAAAGCCCAGAAGGAGCTGCAGAAACAACAG GGTCTAGTTAAGGAGGAACTGGAGAAGGAGAGGGCCAATGTGGAGGAGCTGAACAAAGCCAAGAGTGTCCTGGAAAAGAACAACACCAGACTGACTTCAGAGTTAAAGGAACTAACAGAGAGGAGCGAGAAG gagCTGGGTGAGTTGCGGGAAGCCAAACAGCTGTTGATCCAGCAGAAACTGGAGCTGCAGGGTCAGGTGGAGGTGGCACAGGGTGCCCTTGAGAAGGAGCAGAAGGAGCACCAGGCCACAAGGGACAGCAGGAGCCAGAGAGAGGAGCAGCTCCTCGCCAAAACCAAGGATGTCCAGGATCAGCTG GTGGCAGAGAAGCGAGCCAGAGAAGAGCAGGTGAAGCGCGGGGAGGAGGCAGAAGCTAAGATGAGCGTTCAGGTGACGgctctgaatgaaaatgtggcCACGCTGAAGAGGGAGTGGCAGGGCAGCCAGCGGCGGGTCAGTGAACTGGAGAAGCAGACGGAtgagctgagaggagagattGCTGTGCTGGAGGCCACCGTCCAGAACAACCAGGATGAGAGACGGGCTCTTTTGGAAAG gtgtGTGAAGGGCGAGGGTGAGATAGAGAAACTGCAGGCCAAGGTGTTGGAATTGAGGCGGAAGCTCGACGACACGACGGCGGCCATGCAGGAGCTGGGCAGAGAGAACCAGTCGCTCCAG ATCAAGCAGTCGCAGTCTCTCACCAGGAAGTGGGCCGAGGATCACGAGGTACAGAACTGTATGGCCTGTGGGAAAGGCTTTACCGTCACCGTCAGGAAG CATCATTGCAGACATTGCGGAAACATTTTCTGTGCCGAGTGTTCGGCCAAGAACGCCCTCACGCCGTCCTCTAAAAAGCCAGTACGGGTCTGTGAGACGTGCTTCGAGGAGCTCCAAGGCTGA